In Algisphaera agarilytica, a single genomic region encodes these proteins:
- a CDS encoding sulfatase-like hydrolase/transferase — MISPTAIAADDVQPNVLYIITDDQRYDSIQAFNRILHGRDHSALGYVESPNVDRLAEMGTTFINTFCHAQGCAPSRASIHHGRYPHRSGLYEFEWHNNTVPHWQPSMPEQMAELGYQTFHVGKLGVRIRTFGANGKLKGHQIYEQDISFHKMWAEGLTDWSKGKITEIDGKKLPEPTHTDWFFSPDGVDYGGPALNDVPGFENHSAKVDAKYDLFRKYDPPNAKPLWNTGMILGGVSPQPAGLTRDGRYNTELTRFLENPGKKLTVGSQTYTGVDTSKPLFAHIGYDFPHTPVLPPKSYRERFSKKTYKIPVVDPKEADTLPKDLKQFVTWTNASDHFTDADKQIMVQDYYAFCAYGDELVGKAADDFIAYSESQGQPWVVVYVCGDHGWKLNEHGAISKFTPWLIDSLNPIIVVSSDKEKFPAGKVVHAFTEFVDIKPTVIAAGGGDLSQEKYAYLDGYDLAKVASGELAPRPYIIGESHAVTGPRATIRTEQYMFSLKPRPDKKHGGDFKWALKADYEDLEPILYDVKADPDELNNLAHNPKYRGVADALKAKLLNIVLGDGRVEVEWGAKGDGTEFFTSNFAPGADDKTLELPTP; from the coding sequence ATGATTTCGCCGACCGCGATCGCGGCCGATGATGTTCAACCCAACGTGCTGTACATCATCACCGACGACCAGCGCTATGACTCCATCCAGGCGTTCAACCGCATCCTGCACGGCCGGGACCACAGCGCCCTGGGCTACGTCGAGTCGCCGAACGTCGACCGCCTCGCGGAGATGGGCACGACCTTCATCAACACCTTCTGCCACGCCCAGGGCTGCGCTCCTTCGCGGGCCTCGATCCACCACGGCCGATACCCGCACCGCTCGGGCCTCTACGAGTTTGAATGGCACAACAACACCGTCCCCCACTGGCAGCCTTCGATGCCCGAGCAGATGGCCGAGCTGGGCTACCAGACGTTCCACGTCGGCAAACTCGGCGTCCGCATCCGCACCTTCGGCGCGAACGGCAAGCTCAAGGGGCATCAGATTTACGAGCAGGACATCAGCTTCCACAAGATGTGGGCCGAGGGCCTGACCGACTGGAGCAAAGGCAAGATCACCGAGATCGACGGCAAGAAACTCCCCGAGCCCACGCACACCGACTGGTTCTTCTCGCCCGACGGCGTCGACTACGGCGGGCCCGCGCTCAACGACGTGCCCGGCTTCGAAAACCACAGCGCGAAAGTCGATGCGAAGTACGACCTGTTCCGCAAGTACGATCCGCCGAACGCCAAGCCCCTATGGAACACCGGCATGATCCTCGGCGGCGTCAGTCCGCAGCCCGCGGGCCTCACGCGTGACGGGCGTTACAACACCGAGCTCACCCGCTTCCTGGAAAACCCCGGCAAGAAATTGACGGTCGGCTCGCAGACCTACACCGGCGTGGACACCAGTAAGCCGCTGTTCGCCCACATCGGCTACGACTTCCCCCACACCCCCGTGCTGCCGCCCAAGTCCTACCGCGAGCGCTTCAGCAAGAAGACCTACAAGATCCCCGTGGTGGACCCCAAGGAAGCAGACACGCTTCCCAAGGACCTGAAGCAGTTCGTTACTTGGACCAACGCTTCGGACCACTTCACCGATGCGGATAAGCAGATCATGGTGCAGGACTATTACGCGTTCTGCGCCTACGGCGACGAGCTGGTCGGCAAAGCGGCGGACGACTTCATCGCGTACAGCGAGTCGCAAGGTCAGCCCTGGGTCGTTGTCTATGTGTGCGGCGACCACGGCTGGAAGCTCAACGAGCACGGCGCGATCTCGAAGTTCACGCCGTGGCTGATCGACTCGCTGAACCCGATCATCGTGGTGTCTTCGGACAAAGAGAAATTCCCCGCGGGCAAGGTGGTGCACGCCTTCACCGAGTTCGTCGATATCAAGCCCACGGTGATCGCCGCGGGCGGGGGGGACCTGTCCCAGGAGAAGTACGCCTATCTGGACGGCTACGACTTGGCGAAGGTCGCGTCGGGCGAGCTGGCTCCCCGGCCGTACATCATCGGCGAGAGCCACGCCGTGACCGGCCCGCGTGCGACGATCCGCACAGAGCAGTACATGTTCTCGCTCAAGCCGCGACCCGACAAGAAGCACGGCGGCGACTTCAAGTGGGCCCTCAAAGCCGACTACGAAGACCTCGAGCCGATCCTCTACGACGTGAAGGCCGACCCGGATGAGCTGAACAACCTCGCCCACAACCCCAAGTACCGCGGCGTGGCCGACGCGCTCAAGGCCAAGCTGTTGAACATCGTGCTGGGCGACGGCCGGGTCGAGGTCGAGTGGGGCGCGAAAGGCGATGGCACCGAGTTCTTTACGAGTAACTTCGCCCCGGGGGCGGACGACAAGACGCTCGAGCTACCTACGCCGTGA
- a CDS encoding DUF7133 domain-containing protein, with protein MDRLTPLTRTLTAASVALASMAAVSPDASAKPTKQPESEKKYYVIEDIPTPEGVVFEAAGFARLEGDRLAASTRRGEVYFVDNIFGPVEDFEFTRFAAGLDEPLTIVWKDDWLYAAEHTQVVRMHDENGDGVADVYDTFNNEWPTTDNYHEYNFMSPPDKDGNMWAVLCLTGSGSSPVYLRGWAVRITPEGELLPSVGGIRSPGGIGFDATGEVFYTDNQGLWNGTSSLKHLKLGSHAGNPTGNTWYKQAKEDLATKGVEDYLGPDPGWPEQDQTLTEDERQRNPRYLPPAVIFPHGKVGNSPTGIVYDNSEGKFGPFAGQMFVGEITHSQVQRVFLEEINGVQQGAVFHFVSGFRSGPVGVMMAEEGFIFTGETDRGWGSRGGSPFAFERIRWTGEVPFEVHEMRIEPDGFTLTFTKPADPETAGDVASYQMKSWTYWYQAAYGSPEINHADQTITSATVAEDGMSVRLVVEGIVKGDVHELKMEGVRSAESKDEGLWHPLGYYTVNEIPAE; from the coding sequence ATGGATCGACTAACCCCCCTGACCCGCACCCTGACCGCCGCCAGCGTGGCGCTCGCCAGCATGGCGGCCGTCAGCCCGGACGCCTCGGCCAAGCCCACCAAGCAGCCCGAGAGCGAGAAGAAGTACTACGTCATCGAAGACATCCCCACGCCCGAAGGCGTCGTCTTTGAAGCCGCGGGTTTTGCCCGCCTCGAAGGCGATCGGCTGGCCGCTTCCACGCGCCGCGGCGAGGTCTACTTCGTCGACAACATCTTCGGCCCGGTCGAAGACTTCGAGTTCACCCGCTTCGCCGCCGGCCTCGACGAGCCGCTCACCATCGTCTGGAAAGACGATTGGCTCTACGCCGCCGAGCACACCCAGGTCGTACGCATGCACGACGAGAACGGCGACGGCGTGGCGGATGTCTACGACACCTTCAACAACGAGTGGCCGACCACCGACAACTACCACGAGTACAACTTCATGTCGCCGCCGGATAAGGACGGCAACATGTGGGCGGTGCTCTGCCTTACCGGCTCGGGATCGAGCCCGGTCTACCTCCGCGGCTGGGCCGTGCGGATCACGCCCGAAGGTGAACTGCTTCCCAGCGTGGGCGGTATCCGCTCGCCCGGCGGCATCGGCTTCGACGCCACCGGCGAAGTGTTCTACACCGACAACCAAGGCCTCTGGAACGGCACGAGTTCGCTCAAGCACCTGAAGCTCGGCTCCCACGCGGGCAACCCCACGGGCAACACGTGGTACAAGCAAGCCAAGGAAGACCTCGCGACCAAAGGCGTCGAAGACTACCTCGGCCCCGATCCCGGCTGGCCGGAACAAGACCAGACCCTCACCGAAGACGAGCGTCAGCGCAACCCGCGCTACCTCCCCCCTGCGGTCATCTTCCCGCATGGCAAGGTCGGCAACTCGCCCACCGGCATCGTGTATGACAACAGCGAAGGCAAGTTCGGCCCGTTTGCCGGGCAGATGTTCGTCGGCGAGATCACTCACAGCCAAGTCCAACGCGTCTTCCTCGAAGAGATCAACGGCGTGCAGCAAGGCGCGGTGTTCCACTTTGTCTCGGGCTTCCGCTCAGGGCCGGTGGGCGTGATGATGGCCGAGGAAGGCTTCATCTTCACCGGCGAGACCGACCGCGGTTGGGGCTCGCGCGGCGGCAGCCCGTTCGCGTTTGAACGTATCCGTTGGACCGGCGAGGTACCGTTCGAGGTGCACGAGATGCGCATCGAACCCGACGGCTTCACGCTGACCTTTACCAAGCCCGCCGACCCCGAAACCGCGGGCGACGTCGCGTCTTACCAGATGAAGAGCTGGACCTACTGGTACCAGGCGGCCTACGGCAGCCCCGAGATCAACCACGCCGACCAGACGATCACCTCGGCGACGGTGGCCGAGGACGGAATGTCGGTGCGGTTGGTCGTCGAAGGCATCGTGAAAGGCGACGTTCACGAGCTGAAGATGGAAGGCGTCCGCTCGGCGGAATCCAAAGACGAAGGCCTCTGGCACCCGCTTGGCTATTACACCGTCAACGAGATCCCGGCGGAGTAA